The sequence below is a genomic window from Hippocampus zosterae strain Florida chromosome 7, ASM2543408v3, whole genome shotgun sequence.
cagtttaaagacagcgactccaggtccgggctgcagtgtgcgtcgagcttcgtgacatcagtgcaccattcttagttgatatagaagcaaatcccaccacctttcgatttccctgatagctccgtgtcgcggtcggctcggagaaggcggaagccgggtagatgtagcgcgggatctggatggcggtcactgagccaggtttcagtgaagcagagcgcagcagaacgtgcaaatgttttgttggtctttgtgaggagaagaagttcatccatcttgtttggcagagatcgtagattagcaagatggatcgatgggagcggggttcgaaatccacgctgccggagcttgacgagcacgccggctcgcttccccctccggcggcgtttccatgctgcgtacagcgcagccgctccgctcgcgattagctccgaaaaaccctgtggattttcgtgtactggtgaaaaaagaccgagcgtagactccccaatgagcagcaacttttccctcgtgtaagtaagccgctcagggtcgccaaaaacaaacgaaaatgacaaaaacagggataatactagggagcgtgtgaccgaggctgccatacctgtcggcgcctgatgacgtgaGAAAAGTCATTCATCTCTTCTGGTGAACACCTTttttgggtgattcacatttataaaacaaatcagAACACCTCCTGGGCAAATTACAgatcttcacacacacattcggaagaagtccctcttagccaatggaatgctaggatgatgctcggtagtagccaatggcagaggcGCTGTAAGTTTGTTGCGTTCTCGGACTCGGAGATGCAAGTAGCACCccctactgtatttttacctttcggatcttgtaatttctttcgtaacgattgacaatattttcctgttaaggtgttttgtaacttgaaaattttctATGaagttcgtaagtagaggtaccactggatTTGTTTCGCTGCTAAACAGCGAACCGCCAGGCTTCCCGTTCTGTCTCCCCCTGTTGGTTGTTGTGCTTTATGTTCTTCTGGGTGGGTTGGAAACAGGAAAAGTATAttactatgttttttttaacgtatttGGCCAATAAATTTGACTCAAGATTCGTAGAAAAATAAGGTGCATTGAATAGGCTGCTCTTAACACCAATAAGAGCCGAAACATGCAGAATAAGACGCTTCCGGGTTTTTACTCTCGGTGCCAGAGTCATTTCTGTCCAATGGGAGCACCGATCAACATCGGCGTCGATGGGTCAAGAAATATTTCCTTACCTGTGTTTGGAATCAGAGCTTTCAAAGAAACAAGCCAACTCTGTCTTGAAAGTGGTTGCTAATACGTCCACCTGGCCAAGTTTGTCAAAACGTTTTATCAACTGTCATACTAATTATTAATCTGTATTGTCAATCCATCTTATTCCagaaataaatttatttttcctcGAAATTCAACACAATCTTGTTGCAGCTctggaaaaaggagagctgttgtgtgttttttttaaaacatacactttacTAATGCTTTGTACAGTCAACAAATACAGACACGTCTCTGTCCGACTACGTGCTCCTCCTGTCGTtcggctcgagaggcgttcaaagaccgcctccaaaaaaattacattaatgattacttcaatgcGACTTAAAAAAATCGAGAATGCACcataacagaaaatcaagcgaggagaTCGCAAACTACATtctatggggaggggggggggggggcacaacaaTGGAAtacacaaacaattctgagacagtctcCTACAATATGACATGACACAAAATCAGGAATGATTCACGGAAACATTCAAACATCAAAATGCCTGTACACATCTCCATAACAGTCCCCATAAACAAACTTCTCTTCAGAGGCCGTAGACAATTCCTTTAACTTCATGCTTGGTTTGTGCTCAATCTCGACTTTTTTTGACATTATACAAGCATGCCATTCCATATCATTTCCTAGCAAATGATCACAGGTTGGAGTCCCATCACACTGTCAAAATTAATCCAATTGACAGCAAGTACATTGGTCTCATTAGAGATCAATGCTTGGAGCCATCAATTCTGTCTTATTTGGCTTGTAGCCATCAATTCTGTGTTATCTGTCTGCTGAACCATATACCTACATCTTCTCCATGTCCATATTATGAAGGTCACCAGAGTGAGGCAAAGCAGGAAAAGGAGAACCAATGGCACAAGAAAAGTTGGCCCAAGGAAACAATCGAACACAGAATTAGGTGACCCACAGCAGTCAACCTGGATGCGATAAGCAGCTACACGCCGACTATACAAGATTCCGTTGATGAGTTCTGAGGAGTTACATGTGTACAGGCCGGCATCCAATTCAAAGGTGTTCAGGATAATGAGACCTTGGCTATGAATGCTGTATTTACTTTTGGAGTTAAGTGTTTCATTGGCAAACCACCACAGGACCTGCGCAAGGTTGGAGGTAGCCTGGCAAGTCAGCTGCATGTTGATCCCTGGAACCAACCTGTAGTACACCACTGGTACTGGATCTAAAAATACACAGCAGCAGCTTTGATTTTTGAGAAATTCAATCTTAGACAGACAATATTACAGGAGACATTGTTTATCTCTGTGCagaatgactaatattagtgccgCACTGATGAGCTAAGGGGGTCATCTCCCGTTTCaaggtgattgtaatcacagAAAGCAGGAAATGCCTTCAACAGCATACTATGTTATTTCTTTCAAGTGTTTGAACAGATCCAACAATAGAGGGGTTAAAAATTGCAACAGGGAATAAATTCCTGAACACATGCCACCATGAAAGTCAATCACCTGGCAAATAGTTCTGGATCTGGAGTGTGGTGGTCTCACATAAAGGTGTAATACATACCATGTTTGGGACATTTGAAGACTTCTTTCAAACTCTGTATTGCAGTAGACACAGTGGGGGACGAGGACAAGCCACGGATGGGGAAACAGACTTTTGCAGACAGATTCCAGGCACAATAGGGGTCTCTGGCTAGGATACAGTCCAGGCCCGTGTCGTGTCGACTGCAGTTACTGACTGGCATCTGAACCACACCTACTCTTGACCCCACAAACAGCTGCCCCTGTGTTCGAATGTGACGAAGCACAATGAAGTTTGAGTAGCCAAAGAGACAAGGTTATGACTTCAGCAACCATTGGGGTGTTGTCATGGACTACACCTTGATGGAAAACAAGTGGAGTGTCCTGATGCGTTCAGTTGGGTACACTTGAATCTCCTCAATGATGAAAGTCTCTCCGTTGTGGTTGACGGCCTTCTGAATAAAACCGTTCTCTAGCAGGGGACAAAAGGTGTCACTTGAGATAAACGCTTAATGTGAAGTTTTAAAATTTGCATGTTGCCATTTTATTTAGAGCCTTCAAATCCAGATGTAATAAAATCTTCGgacttgtttgaaataaaatgacccTGCATTGTTTTCAATGTATAGCCGCAAGTTTTGTCAAGTCATTTACTTGAAGTACAGGTCAGGTTGAgttttttgatacattttaccCACCCAAAATTCCTAAAATTGGTGAATGAAATCCGATTTGAGTTGAGACTGAGTACagaatgggatgtacaagggccactgggaccaaacagtatcacctctgtcttcttttcattgaaattcaaatttTGTGCCATTCAGGTTTTGATGGCCTTAACGAGAAGGCGCCTTTTTTGcttagtgggacatagatctggcagtcatctgcatagcagtggaagggaataccatgtttccttaagatggaaaccagtgggagcagatacagcgagaacagcagaggccccagaattgagccttgtggaacaccacatgacaggggagcagtgtgtgacagagcagccaaggctgacacaaaaggttttgtcagctaaataggatctacaccactcaagagcactaccgccaatgcccaccaagtgctgaaaacgagtcagcagaatacggTGATCCactatcaaatgctgcagttaagtccaataaaactagacgtTCTTGTGTGACACCCACCTCCAGCCCAACACGTACACAACACAAGGTATTTGTGCCGTAccgggggggggtgattttaaGAAAATGTTGAAGATGATCGTAATGCGTGCCATGAGATGCACATGTCACCAAAAATAGGGCCAATAGAATCGATTCCTGGAAGTGAATGACCAGCTCAAAGTATTTTAGGTATTTTGTGCTGGTCCACCAAAGCAGCACACCCAAATACTCACCAACCATGACGGAAGCATATCCTTCAAATAGTAAATAATAAGTACGCCCCTGTCCTTCTAGGAGTTTACCCATCAGTTTCAGCTGTCCTCCATCGTAAGTCTGAATTATAAAAGAAAACACTGCACTGAAGCACAAactaatatatattcattcattcattcatcttccgaaccgcttgaccctcactagggtcgcgaggggtgctggagcctatcccaactgtccccgggcagtaggcgggggacaccctgaatcggttgccagccaattgcagggcacacagagaccaaaaaacatccacgctcacactcacactcacaccttgggacaatttagagtgttcaatcagcctgccacgcatgtttttggaatgtgggaggaaactggagcacccggcgaaaacccacgcaggccctaacatatatatatttttaaaaatattagctTCCAGTAATTGTGCGGATTGCTGAAGAACACCTTATTCTGCACCACTATTTCCCTCTCCCTCCACTTTTTGTCCTTCCAGTTAATTTCTCAACCAAATCAAGCATatcgaataataataatgtatagAGCAATcagaaaataagtaaataactcgtcaattcaattgtatttatagagcactttcgaacagccatcagAAATTAAGTAAATAACTCTTCAATTCAATTgttatttacagagcacttttgaacagccatcgctgcatacaaagtgctgtacatggagctatTTAACAGatacaataaaaagtaaaacaaaccaGTAACATCTTATTCTATAAAATCGGAActcttatttacttattttccgTGTCTTGAGATCGTGACCCACCTTCCGATTTTGACCGCACAGTCATtgctttgtggttgtttttttgcacagaGTAATTATTTGAAGTTCAAAATTCTCGTATCAATttgtttgaaacttttttttctgtaaataattgcgttgacttatttttacattcatgtttttgcaattgccagacacgtttttttttcaattgttcttTGTCATATTTGCTTTAGCATTTTGCttaaaaaataacccaaagtGCAATAACGAATAATCACACTCATGgactgagaatttttttttattccagttAGTTTTCTGTCTCATATTCACCATTTTAAAGAATTTCCCAACGTTTCAGTTCAGCATCGGCGCTTCAGCTTTCACACACAATTAATTTCAGAAGACATTTTGTTCTGAATGTAGTGGCTCCTAACTGAATCAATGAGCtatcaaatcaaaacatttcacatctcaTTTAATACCGTACATGCAGGAGTGCCTCTGTGCAGTTATCAAAGCAGTAATGATTTATTGTACGCCATTGAACACCACGCCATGACTAATTTTCTAAAGGAATCTGCACTGTTGTGTGCAAAAATGTAGCTGTCAATTTTTCTACCATCACGTTCTTTCAAACAACGTATTCGTTAAACTTGTTAAACATTTACAGTCTGCAATTATAATTCAAGCCATGCATTTTTCAAGTCTTATCAAACGTTTATTTTCAATTCACCAAAGAGTCACACTGGGGATTAAAAGCGTTGAAGCCACACACGAACATCCTGGTACTGTACACTTTGTGGAGGGTCCGAATATAATTGTGA
It includes:
- the LOC127604980 gene encoding LOW QUALITY PROTEIN: semaphorin-4E-like (The sequence of the model RefSeq protein was modified relative to this genomic sequence to represent the inferred CDS: deleted 1 base in 1 codon), whose amino-acid sequence is MLPVLFLRIVCGLMLYASFCEPDTQPCLPRKTVSLQDLNTFSKDGIYNYNTMLIMEHLGVLVVAARDAIFALELNNISVKMAEVDWPVTGKSECMRRHPKRELNCHNYIRTLHKVYSTRMFVCGFNAFNPQCDSLTYDGGQLKLMGKLLEGQGRTYYLLFEGYASVMVGEYLGVLLWWTSTKYLKYFELVIHFQESILLALFLVTCASHGTHYDHLQHFLKITPPRYGTNTLCCVRVGLEVGVTQERLVLLDLTAAFDTFISSDTFCPLLENGFIQKAVNHNGETFIIEEIQVYPTERIRTLHLFSIKGQLFVGSRVGVVQMPVSNCSRHDTGLDCILARDPYCAWNLSAKVCFPIRGLSSSPTVSTAIQSLKEVFKCPKHDPVPVVYYRLVPGINMQLTCQATSNLAQVLWWFANETLNSKSKYSIHSQGLIILNTFELDAGLYTCNSSELINGILYSRRVAAYRIQVDCCGSPNSVFDCFLGPTFLVPLVLLFLLCLTLVTFIIWTWRRCRYMVQQTDNTELMATSQIRQN